A section of the Pseudomonas tritici genome encodes:
- a CDS encoding DUF2868 domain-containing protein — translation MTALNPLQKLWLTETVRLREEHAGPLEDLEANRLARSAGGDLPTRIQQRALHLAERDGLTAALTRWLQGARLALVLLVIVAVISGAGLAFAAMGNGLTPVNVFWALGSLLGLNLILLISWALGLLFAGEHSASLGRLWLWLSEKLARDAKAAQLAPALLLLLQRQKLNRWAVGVLVNSLWLLALLSAMVILLTLLATRRYGFVWETTILGADTFVAVTQALSTLPAMLGFNVPTVDMIRASGDSALNIESARQAWAAWLVGVLLVYGLLPRLALALLCLWRWKRGRAALRLDLNLPGYSQLRERLMPSSERLGVNDAAPEQLHHVSGGVSELESEGALLVAIELDDRHTWPPKLPASVKNAGILDSRESRNKLLEQLTRFPPARLAIACDPRRSPDRGSLALIAELARSATATRVWLLQAPPGQALDAERLGDWHAALQQLELPFADCAPLNWLETGHD, via the coding sequence GTGACTGCACTGAACCCCCTGCAAAAACTCTGGCTGACAGAAACCGTGCGCCTGCGTGAAGAACACGCCGGCCCGCTGGAAGACCTGGAAGCCAACCGCCTGGCCCGCTCGGCCGGTGGCGACTTGCCGACGCGCATTCAACAGCGCGCCCTGCACCTGGCCGAGCGTGATGGCCTGACCGCCGCGCTCACGCGCTGGCTGCAAGGTGCGCGCCTGGCGCTGGTGCTGCTGGTGATCGTCGCCGTGATCAGTGGCGCCGGCCTTGCCTTTGCGGCAATGGGCAACGGCCTGACCCCGGTGAATGTGTTCTGGGCCTTGGGCAGCCTGCTTGGTTTGAACCTCATCCTGTTGATCAGTTGGGCCCTGGGCCTGCTGTTTGCCGGCGAACACAGCGCCAGTCTTGGGCGCCTGTGGCTGTGGCTCAGCGAGAAGCTCGCGCGTGACGCCAAGGCTGCACAGCTGGCACCAGCGCTGTTGCTGCTGTTGCAGCGCCAGAAACTCAATCGCTGGGCGGTCGGTGTGCTGGTCAACAGCCTGTGGTTGTTGGCGTTGCTCAGCGCCATGGTGATTCTTCTTACGCTACTTGCCACCCGCCGTTACGGCTTCGTGTGGGAAACCACCATTCTTGGCGCCGACACCTTCGTCGCCGTCACCCAGGCCCTCAGCACCTTGCCGGCTATGCTGGGTTTCAACGTGCCGACCGTCGATATGATCCGCGCCAGCGGCGATTCCGCGCTGAATATCGAAAGCGCCCGCCAAGCCTGGGCCGCCTGGCTGGTGGGCGTGCTGCTCGTCTATGGCCTGCTGCCTCGCTTGGCCCTCGCCCTGCTGTGCCTGTGGCGCTGGAAACGCGGGCGCGCCGCCCTGCGCCTGGACCTCAACCTGCCCGGCTACAGCCAGCTGCGCGAACGCCTCATGCCGAGCAGTGAGCGCCTCGGGGTCAACGACGCAGCGCCGGAACAACTGCACCACGTCAGCGGGGGTGTCAGTGAATTGGAAAGCGAAGGCGCGCTGCTGGTCGCCATCGAACTGGACGACCGGCACACTTGGCCGCCCAAACTGCCCGCCAGCGTGAAAAACGCCGGCATTCTCGACAGCCGCGAATCACGCAACAAGCTGCTGGAGCAGCTCACGCGCTTCCCTCCTGCACGCCTGGCCATCGCTTGCGACCCGCGCCGCTCGCCGGACCGTGGCAGCCTCGCGCTGATCGCCGAACTCGCGCGCAGCGCCACCGCCACCCGCGTCTGGCTGCTGCAAGCACCGCCCGGCCAGGCGCTGGACGCCGAGCGCCTGGG